One Parasphingorhabdus cellanae genomic region harbors:
- a CDS encoding DUF2793 domain-containing protein, with product MTIFETARFALPLLAAGQAHKELFHNEALLLLDFLIHPVVQAVADDPQILSPVAGQSWLVGPSPVAEWSGRSGHIVGWSDGGWHFVKSQESMKIMVIETNQSAVYRDGEWHFIEAINVPVDGAIVDIEARSAIDSILAVLRIATILPQIPSNDSGSG from the coding sequence ATGACAATATTTGAAACCGCGCGTTTTGCCTTGCCCTTGTTAGCCGCAGGACAGGCCCACAAGGAGCTTTTTCATAATGAAGCGCTTCTATTACTTGATTTTTTGATCCATCCCGTGGTTCAGGCTGTTGCCGATGACCCGCAGATATTGTCGCCCGTTGCTGGCCAATCCTGGCTGGTCGGCCCATCGCCCGTGGCAGAATGGAGCGGAAGATCCGGGCATATCGTCGGATGGTCTGATGGTGGCTGGCATTTTGTTAAGTCACAGGAATCGATGAAGATTATGGTGATCGAAACCAACCAATCAGCGGTTTATCGCGATGGCGAATGGCATTTTATCGAGGCTATTAATGTGCCGGTTGATGGCGCTATTGTGGATATTGAAGCCCGATCCGCAATCGATTCGATTTTGGCCGTTTTAAGAATAGCGACGATTCTACCGCAAATCCCGTCCAATGATTCTGGTTCCGGCTAA
- a CDS encoding phage tail assembly chaperone: MMINNFRTSAAHLAGLIPAALGWTPDQFWNATPAELAAVLTALSGAGPGHQTAPPLTQSQLQTLKDTLNHG; this comes from the coding sequence ATGATGATCAATAATTTCCGCACCTCTGCCGCCCATCTCGCTGGGCTGATACCCGCCGCTCTTGGCTGGACGCCCGATCAATTTTGGAACGCCACGCCTGCTGAATTGGCGGCTGTTCTGACCGCTTTGTCCGGTGCTGGTCCGGGTCATCAAACCGCCCCGCCGCTCACCCAAAGCCAACTCCAAACACTGAAAGACACTCTCAACCATGGATGA
- a CDS encoding DUF2460 domain-containing protein, translating to MGFWLAKERGAQQAGFIPRFDPRFWTVNFPRPMMASVVTTAPDALRVDAVFYNSDDLAGLIWDSEDTLDHPLLAYETNRDYARLRLKFRWRSQGIMPLNRVNGPTLTIEGRDASGQPKAWYVRLWNYASGTPTDALIDLEFSALDGGFVLPGEADPVHPNDIDRMFISIIPPDYDGAGTRYATPKTGWVEMSAIAADGGGAVLEIGDIMVPENGLSMATGYDDSFNQTPARLLRAIRALGYRGAINHYVGMSHYFRLETNGAGLYVSLSAPQPGEEFAAINQPCAVWHRDFVERATAMDFTVILSLSYELFDAHCWNNWKQRAENGDPALTGWVPPSALLSPARAPAMRYLQAVARAFTAIARDAGAAIKFQVGEPWWWVMPDDGRICLYDAAARAAFGDALVSIADIRGPKTAAQKAMLDQAGEMLAQSTADLVAAVKDEALGAPVETLLLAYLPTILDAAAPEAKRANLPVGWASPAFDILQLEDYDWVIAGDQSETQRGIDLATQRLGYPMARQHYFSGFVLRAEDAFIWANMVDAVETARARGTPDIFIWALPQVARDGFTYFQEQEDDMNAFDDVQFPLAIGQGAAVSPGFSTDIVTTLSGHEKRNSDWADARLEFDAGPGVRSEDELRRLIAFFRARRGAAKGFRFADPFDHSSNNMVDPPTATDQVIGTGDGEQTRFALIKNYGENGGDAQQRRITRPRAASVLVAVDGALVSNWSLGPLGEIVFDQPPAAPAAITAGFLFDVPVRFAEDRLDVSASTFLAGDIPEVRLIELREGA from the coding sequence ATGGGTTTCTGGTTAGCCAAAGAGCGCGGCGCGCAGCAGGCGGGTTTTATCCCGCGCTTTGATCCGCGCTTCTGGACGGTCAATTTTCCGCGCCCGATGATGGCTTCGGTGGTGACGACCGCGCCCGATGCGCTGCGCGTCGATGCGGTATTTTATAACTCCGATGATCTGGCGGGGTTGATCTGGGACAGCGAAGATACGCTCGATCACCCGCTGCTCGCTTATGAAACGAATCGCGATTATGCGCGGCTGCGGCTGAAATTCCGCTGGCGCTCGCAGGGGATCATGCCGCTCAATCGGGTCAATGGCCCGACGCTGACGATTGAGGGGCGCGATGCCAGCGGCCAGCCCAAGGCCTGGTATGTCCGGCTGTGGAACTATGCCAGCGGCACGCCGACCGATGCGCTGATCGATCTGGAATTTTCCGCGCTCGATGGCGGCTTTGTGCTGCCGGGTGAAGCGGACCCGGTGCATCCGAATGATATTGACCGGATGTTCATCTCGATCATCCCGCCCGATTATGACGGCGCAGGCACACGCTATGCGACGCCCAAAACCGGCTGGGTCGAGATGAGCGCGATTGCGGCCGATGGCGGCGGCGCGGTGCTGGAAATCGGCGATATCATGGTGCCGGAAAACGGTCTGTCGATGGCGACCGGCTATGATGACAGTTTCAACCAGACGCCCGCACGCCTGCTGCGCGCGATCCGCGCGCTCGGCTATCGCGGGGCGATTAATCATTATGTCGGGATGAGCCATTATTTCCGGCTCGAGACCAATGGCGCGGGATTGTATGTCAGCCTGTCCGCGCCGCAGCCGGGCGAGGAATTTGCCGCGATCAATCAGCCCTGCGCGGTCTGGCACCGTGATTTTGTGGAGCGCGCCACGGCGATGGATTTTACTGTCATCCTCTCGCTGTCTTATGAGCTGTTTGATGCCCATTGCTGGAACAACTGGAAACAGCGGGCGGAAAATGGTGATCCGGCGCTGACCGGCTGGGTGCCGCCATCGGCTCTCTTGTCTCCCGCGCGCGCGCCCGCGATGCGCTATCTGCAGGCGGTGGCGCGCGCCTTTACCGCGATTGCGCGCGATGCCGGGGCGGCGATCAAGTTTCAGGTCGGCGAACCGTGGTGGTGGGTGATGCCGGATGATGGGCGGATCTGCCTCTATGATGCAGCAGCGCGTGCGGCCTTTGGTGATGCGCTGGTCAGCATAGCGGATATACGCGGCCCCAAAACCGCCGCGCAAAAGGCGATGCTGGATCAGGCCGGCGAGATGCTGGCTCAATCGACCGCCGATCTGGTCGCAGCGGTCAAGGACGAGGCGCTTGGCGCGCCGGTCGAGACGCTGCTGCTCGCCTATCTGCCAACGATATTGGACGCCGCTGCACCAGAGGCAAAGCGCGCCAATCTGCCCGTCGGTTGGGCCAGCCCGGCCTTCGATATATTGCAGCTGGAGGATTATGACTGGGTCATCGCGGGCGACCAGTCGGAAACCCAGCGCGGCATTGATCTGGCCACACAGCGGCTCGGCTATCCGATGGCGCGGCAGCATTATTTTTCCGGCTTTGTCCTTCGCGCCGAAGACGCTTTCATCTGGGCCAATATGGTCGATGCGGTGGAGACCGCCCGCGCCCGCGGTACGCCGGATATTTTCATCTGGGCGCTGCCGCAGGTGGCGCGCGATGGCTTTACTTATTTTCAGGAACAGGAGGATGATATGAACGCGTTTGACGACGTGCAGTTTCCGCTCGCCATCGGGCAGGGCGCGGCGGTGTCGCCGGGCTTTTCGACCGATATCGTCACCACCCTGTCGGGCCATGAAAAGCGCAATAGCGACTGGGCCGACGCGCGGCTGGAATTTGATGCCGGGCCGGGGGTGCGGTCGGAGGACGAGCTGCGCCGCCTGATCGCCTTTTTTCGCGCGCGGCGCGGCGCGGCCAAGGGGTTTCGCTTTGCCGATCCCTTTGATCATAGCAGCAACAATATGGTCGATCCGCCGACTGCGACGGATCAGGTCATCGGCACCGGTGACGGTGAGCAGACGCGTTTTGCGCTTATTAAAAATTATGGCGAGAACGGCGGTGACGCGCAGCAAAGACGGATAACCCGGCCGCGCGCGGCCTCTGTGCTGGTCGCGGTTGATGGCGCGCTGGTCAGCAACTGGTCGCTTGGCCCGCTCGGTGAGATTGTCTTTGATCAACCCCCTGCCGCCCCTGCCGCGATCACCGCTGGCTTCCTGTTCGATGTGCCGGTCCGTTTTGCCGAGGATCGGCTCGACGTCAGCGCCAGTACATTTTTGGCCGGCGACATTCCCGAAGTGCGCCTGATCGAACTGCGGGAAGGGGCATGA
- a CDS encoding tail tape measure protein: MDEEIERLVIAVRADTAGFAKDVADMKAQLDGPLARGMERAGSALETGLSRAIRRGSLDFQDLKSVALSVMDDIASAAVNSGIGSLFGGGGSGGGLLGLGTSLLGAALGLPGRATGGPVTGGRAYMVGEQGPELFVPTAAGRIEPSAGTAPAQPNIRLTINISDHGQGSAPDQLRRSSRQVARAVRGALAYREG; encoded by the coding sequence ATGGATGAAGAAATCGAACGTCTGGTCATCGCCGTGCGCGCCGATACCGCCGGATTTGCAAAAGATGTCGCGGATATGAAGGCACAGCTTGACGGGCCGCTGGCGCGCGGAATGGAACGCGCCGGTTCTGCACTCGAAACCGGCCTCAGCCGGGCGATCCGGCGCGGGTCGCTGGATTTTCAGGATCTCAAAAGCGTCGCTCTGTCGGTGATGGATGATATTGCCAGCGCCGCAGTGAATAGCGGTATTGGCAGCCTGTTCGGCGGCGGCGGATCGGGTGGCGGATTGCTGGGCCTTGGAACGTCGCTCTTGGGCGCGGCTCTGGGCCTGCCGGGTCGCGCGACCGGCGGGCCGGTGACGGGCGGGCGCGCTTATATGGTGGGCGAGCAGGGGCCGGAGCTGTTCGTGCCGACCGCGGCCGGGCGGATTGAGCCGTCTGCCGGTACAGCACCGGCGCAGCCCAATATCCGCCTGACCATCAACATATCCGACCATGGCCAGGGCAGCGCACCCGACCAGTTGCGCCGGTCCAGCCGCCAGGTCGCGCGCGCCGTGCGCGGTGCGCTGGCCTATCGGGAGGGTTGA
- a CDS encoding phage tail protein: protein MATLVLTAVGTALGGPIGGALGGLLGRQFDQNVLFKPKGVEGPRLQELAVQTSSYGSQIPRIFGRMRVAGTVIWATDLKETRERRGGGKGRPKSTIYSYSACFAVALSSRTIKNIGRIWADGKIFRGSAGDFKTETGFRFYRGQEDQAVDGLIASAEAASGTPAYRGLALAVFEDMDLTDYGNRIPSLTFEVIADDGTVSLAVIIDDVSGQKISASVDEPLHGFAAGGQNRREVLDAIGDNFSLSFQMTSFRSWPSHMMEAAARDLDPDAVILPIGDNILSRQNGQPVDRAESRILPETKLPRQYTLRYYDPARDYQSGLQNAFRPGMSRVVLDRDFPAAISAAQAKNIAQTKLWSLYQERVTAQAHIARTGEPVMPGTFVRTDDGDDIWLVRNCELNHGSIALGLSKATSSLVTADRPTDNGRPVKEMDALAGVTRLALIDLPFALDAPIQVSDVPRLYAAAAGDIGWRNAQLFATGPNGSNTDLIGQIAAPAIIGTAPAPIGPSGAHIIDRKNRLVVQMHNRNMVLNDADRAQLSAGYNIAAIGAEIFQFGFAKPIGDGRFLLSYFLRGLGGTEKEMDRHSAGENFVLLDGSSLTEIDPRHYVPSQPAGIAAIGRGDEEAVSQVIDDPGRALKPWSPVHPRFAFNRLDDLEISWTRRSRAGLAWPDNIETPLAEETEQYRITIGSNAPVEQAQPSVVIPADQVQDYRDTGAAMLPIKVQQVGRHDISDPLSFTVKI from the coding sequence ATGGCGACTTTGGTTTTGACCGCCGTCGGTACAGCTTTGGGCGGACCAATTGGCGGCGCATTGGGCGGATTACTTGGGCGGCAATTTGATCAGAATGTCCTTTTCAAACCCAAAGGCGTGGAAGGCCCGCGCTTGCAGGAATTGGCCGTGCAGACCTCTAGCTATGGATCGCAAATCCCGCGTATTTTTGGCAGGATGCGTGTCGCCGGAACGGTCATCTGGGCGACCGATCTCAAGGAAACAAGAGAAAGACGGGGCGGCGGCAAAGGCCGCCCCAAGAGCACGATCTACAGCTATTCAGCCTGTTTTGCGGTGGCGCTGTCGAGCCGGACCATAAAAAATATCGGCCGGATATGGGCCGACGGCAAAATTTTCCGTGGCAGCGCCGGCGATTTTAAAACAGAAACCGGCTTTCGCTTTTATCGCGGCCAGGAAGATCAAGCCGTTGACGGCCTAATCGCCAGTGCGGAGGCGGCCAGTGGAACGCCGGCTTATCGTGGCCTGGCGCTGGCGGTGTTTGAGGATATGGACCTGACGGATTACGGCAATCGCATCCCGTCTTTGACCTTCGAGGTTATCGCGGACGACGGGACAGTCAGTCTGGCCGTCATCATTGACGATGTTTCCGGACAAAAGATTAGCGCATCTGTTGACGAACCGCTTCATGGATTTGCAGCGGGCGGCCAGAACCGCCGCGAGGTTCTGGACGCGATTGGTGATAATTTTTCGCTGTCTTTTCAGATGACGTCTTTCCGATCCTGGCCTTCGCACATGATGGAAGCGGCCGCGCGTGATCTGGACCCGGATGCGGTTATATTGCCCATTGGCGATAATATATTGTCCCGGCAAAATGGGCAGCCGGTCGACCGCGCGGAATCCCGAATTTTGCCAGAAACAAAATTGCCCCGGCAATATACGCTGCGCTATTATGATCCCGCGCGGGACTATCAGTCCGGTTTGCAAAATGCGTTTCGTCCCGGGATGAGCAGGGTGGTGCTCGATCGCGACTTTCCCGCCGCTATCTCGGCGGCACAGGCAAAGAATATCGCGCAGACAAAGCTATGGTCGCTCTATCAGGAACGGGTCACCGCGCAGGCCCATATCGCAAGGACTGGAGAGCCAGTCATGCCTGGAACATTTGTTCGAACAGATGATGGCGATGATATCTGGCTGGTCCGGAACTGTGAGCTGAACCATGGCAGTATCGCGTTGGGCTTGTCGAAAGCGACCAGCAGTCTGGTGACCGCAGACAGGCCAACGGACAATGGTCGCCCGGTCAAGGAAATGGATGCTCTGGCAGGGGTTACGCGGCTGGCGTTGATCGATCTGCCTTTTGCGCTGGATGCGCCGATACAAGTATCCGATGTTCCGCGCCTCTATGCCGCGGCTGCTGGCGATATTGGCTGGCGCAATGCCCAGCTTTTCGCGACCGGCCCAAACGGGAGCAATACCGATCTTATCGGGCAGATTGCCGCACCAGCGATCATCGGAACCGCGCCAGCACCAATCGGACCCAGCGGGGCGCATATTATTGACCGGAAGAACAGGCTGGTCGTGCAAATGCACAATCGCAATATGGTTTTGAATGACGCGGACAGGGCGCAGTTGTCGGCCGGCTATAATATCGCGGCTATTGGCGCGGAAATTTTCCAATTTGGCTTTGCCAAACCGATTGGCGATGGCCGGTTTCTTCTATCCTATTTCTTGAGAGGTCTGGGAGGTACCGAAAAAGAAATGGATCGCCACAGCGCGGGTGAGAATTTTGTCTTGCTCGACGGTTCCAGTCTGACCGAGATTGATCCCCGTCATTATGTTCCGTCGCAGCCTGCTGGGATTGCGGCGATCGGCAGGGGAGACGAGGAGGCGGTATCGCAGGTGATCGATGACCCGGGACGCGCGCTCAAGCCCTGGTCTCCGGTGCACCCGCGCTTTGCTTTCAATAGGCTCGATGATCTGGAAATCAGCTGGACCCGGCGGTCGCGGGCTGGACTGGCATGGCCGGATAATATCGAAACGCCCCTGGCAGAAGAGACAGAGCAATACCGGATAACGATCGGCTCCAACGCACCGGTCGAACAAGCGCAGCCATCTGTCGTCATTCCGGCGGATCAGGTTCAAGATTATCGGGATACCGGCGCGGCCATGCTGCCGATCAAGGTACAGCAGGTTGGCCGCCATGATATCTCCGATCCTCTATCATTCACTGTCAAAATATAG
- a CDS encoding peptidoglycan endopeptidase: MSSDKPIAKSSTMIAEMALQLCGTDFRLHGRSAEHGLDCIGLAAQCLGAADMAYDVPTGYSIRGGSIAQIAEVMTLAGFAALPRDEPLCEGDIVLVRPSPIQWHLMVRTEGGFVHAHAGLGEVVFTPGEAQWPLEAIFRILED, translated from the coding sequence ATGTCATCAGACAAACCGATTGCCAAATCCTCGACGATGATTGCCGAAATGGCTTTGCAGCTATGCGGCACAGATTTTCGGCTCCACGGCCGCAGTGCAGAGCACGGGCTCGACTGCATCGGGCTGGCGGCGCAATGTTTGGGAGCGGCTGATATGGCCTACGATGTCCCCACCGGCTATTCGATCCGCGGCGGCTCAATCGCGCAGATTGCCGAGGTGATGACGCTCGCCGGATTTGCGGCGCTGCCACGCGATGAACCGCTTTGCGAAGGGGATATCGTGCTGGTGCGGCCCAGTCCGATCCAATGGCATCTGATGGTCAGGACCGAAGGCGGCTTTGTCCACGCGCATGCAGGGCTCGGCGAGGTCGTTTTTACGCCCGGCGAGGCCCAATGGCCGCTGGAAGCCATTTTTCGAATTTTGGAGGATTGA
- a CDS encoding DUF2163 domain-containing protein: MSGGMDGHWLDAPLTTCCYAWRLERSDGVTIGFVSHDRDLVIDNLRYRAAPGMVPSTIALSDSLEMDSVDIAGVMTSAAIAEPDLVAGRWNGARLHISLVNWENPEDEPLHLISGEFGEIARSGDAFRVEMLGGTSFLDEAIAPLTSPTCRARLGDRACKVSLAAHQAEMELSQMAESQLIFADLQGRASDYIYGELRWLSGRNCGLSFAIIGGAGDALRLADQPTQPVSVGDRALLTAGCDKTFATCRARFHNSINFRGEPHLPGNDLLTRYPGA; encoded by the coding sequence ATGAGCGGGGGGATGGACGGGCACTGGCTTGACGCGCCGCTAACGACCTGTTGCTATGCGTGGCGGCTGGAGCGCAGCGACGGCGTGACCATCGGCTTTGTCTCGCATGACCGCGATCTGGTGATCGACAATCTGCGCTATCGCGCGGCGCCGGGCATGGTCCCTTCGACCATCGCGCTGTCGGACAGTCTGGAAATGGACAGCGTTGATATTGCCGGCGTGATGACGAGCGCGGCGATTGCCGAACCCGATCTGGTCGCGGGCCGCTGGAACGGCGCGCGGCTGCACATATCGCTGGTGAACTGGGAAAACCCGGAGGACGAACCGCTGCATCTGATCAGCGGCGAATTTGGTGAAATTGCGCGCAGCGGCGATGCGTTTCGGGTGGAGATGCTGGGCGGCACATCGTTTCTGGACGAGGCGATTGCACCGCTGACCTCCCCCACGTGCCGCGCGCGTCTGGGTGACCGGGCGTGCAAGGTCAGTCTGGCCGCGCATCAGGCGGAGATGGAGCTTTCGCAAATGGCGGAATCACAGCTGATATTTGCCGATCTGCAAGGGCGGGCGTCCGACTATATCTATGGCGAATTGCGCTGGCTCAGCGGGCGCAATTGCGGGCTCAGCTTCGCGATTATCGGCGGCGCGGGGGACGCGCTGCGGCTGGCTGACCAACCGACACAGCCGGTCTCCGTGGGGGATCGGGCGCTGCTGACCGCCGGGTGCGACAAGACTTTTGCCACCTGCCGCGCACGATTTCACAACAGCATCAATTTTCGCGGGGAGCCGCATCTGCCCGGCAACGACCTGCTCACTCGCTATCCCGGAGCATGA
- a CDS encoding OmpA family protein has translation MRKLAIGLALASTALASPALARDGQWYVGVEGGAMLVEDITSDIGTNNNTSEVDHDIGYDFDGIVGYDFGGFRLEAEVGYKMAAADRLQIGAPGVPSNANGTGTFAGTTDINGEVNALSFMLNGMLDFGDDDGIQGFVGGGVGVARTEITNILAGPYLDDSDTGFAWQAIAGIRAPLSDSWDVGLKYRFFNADKIDLVDQRGLDVSTRLRTHSVLGSLIYNFGGEPEAPPPPPAPPPPPPPPPPPPPPPAAVCAPGPYIVFFDWDQSDITPEAATVLDNAVTAYGDCGSAQVMLAGHADKSGSASYNVGLSQRRNASVRAYLESRGIGGGAISSEAFGESRPRVETADGVREPQNRRVEVMYGPGSGN, from the coding sequence ATGCGGAAGCTTGCCATAGGATTGGCGCTTGCCTCCACGGCGCTCGCTTCACCTGCCCTGGCCCGTGATGGCCAATGGTATGTGGGCGTAGAAGGCGGCGCGATGCTGGTTGAAGATATTACATCGGACATCGGCACAAATAATAATACTTCAGAAGTTGATCATGACATTGGTTATGACTTTGACGGTATCGTAGGTTACGATTTCGGCGGTTTCCGTCTGGAAGCGGAAGTTGGCTACAAAATGGCCGCTGCTGATCGTCTTCAGATCGGCGCGCCAGGCGTTCCAAGCAATGCTAATGGAACTGGCACTTTTGCTGGCACCACCGACATTAACGGCGAAGTCAATGCATTGAGCTTCATGCTCAACGGTATGCTCGACTTTGGCGACGATGACGGCATTCAAGGCTTTGTCGGCGGCGGTGTTGGTGTGGCTCGTACCGAGATCACCAATATTCTGGCCGGACCGTATCTTGACGATTCGGACACCGGTTTTGCTTGGCAGGCGATTGCAGGTATCCGTGCGCCACTGAGCGACAGCTGGGACGTTGGTCTGAAATATCGTTTCTTCAACGCGGACAAGATCGACCTGGTTGACCAGCGCGGTCTGGACGTCAGCACCCGTTTGCGGACACACTCCGTATTGGGTAGCTTGATCTACAACTTTGGCGGCGAGCCAGAGGCACCACCACCACCGCCTGCTCCGCCACCACCACCGCCTCCACCGCCACCACCGCCGCCGCCACCGGCTGCAGTATGTGCGCCTGGACCGTATATCGTGTTCTTTGACTGGGATCAGTCAGACATCACGCCAGAAGCAGCTACTGTTCTGGATAACGCGGTTACAGCTTATGGTGATTGTGGTTCGGCCCAGGTTATGTTGGCGGGTCACGCTGATAAATCTGGTTCCGCTAGCTACAATGTTGGTCTGTCCCAACGTCGTAACGCTTCGGTTCGGGCTTATCTCGAATCACGCGGCATCGGCGGCGGAGCGATCTCCAGCGAAGCCTTCGGTGAATCGCGTCCTCGCGTTGAAACCGCAGACGGCGTTCGTGAGCCACAAAACCGGCGTGTTGAAGTTATGTATGGTCCTGGTTCAGGAAACTAA